The sequence below is a genomic window from Candidatus Brocadiia bacterium.
GCAGATGCCCGCCTCGAAACGGGCCGTCCGGCTCAGCCGGGCCATACTCCGGCGACGGCAAAAGGCCGCTATCGCCGCGGTCGAGGCTGAAATGAACCACCCGGCCCAGATGTCAATGGCCGGATCGGCTAAAACCGGCTAAATTTGAACTTAGAGAGGGATAAAAAAATGCCATCACAACTGCTGAGGATGAAATTCCAAACCGCGCCCAAGTTCTCGCGCTACATCTACAAGATGATGACCGAATTCCTCCAGACCGTCCTGCTCAACGAATCCAGGCCGCCCCTGCCGGCGGCTGACGGAACGCCCGCGCCGGTCAAGCCCAAAACCCCGGCCGAAACCGGCCGGCGCCAGGCCTACAACCAGTTTATGGTAGCCCTGGGCGAGGCCGTGGACAACGCCGTTATGCACGGCAACAAACTCAACGCCGACAAATACATAGACGTCGAATGCGAAGTGGCCCCGGACCGGATAACCTGCCACGTCCAGGACCAAGGCGACGGCTTCAACCCCAAACGGTTTATGGACGCCCCGCTCCAGGACTTCGACCACCCGGCCCTGATGAAAAAGGTGGCCAAATACGGCACGCCCGGCTCGATGGGCATAGGTATGATGCGCAAATGCCTCAACGAGGTAAAGTTCGGCACCAATGACAACGGCGGCACCAGATTGACGATGGTGAAGCATCTATGAAGAGTAGGTAGTATGTAGTAGGCAGTATGTAGGCGGAAAAATCCGTTAAATCCGCTGAATCCCTGCCTGCAGCAGGCAGGCGCGCACCGAATAGTCCGGCCCAGGCCGGAAGAGGAGGATTTATGCGTCGAACTGTTACACGAGTAATTGACGGCGGCACGTTCCTCGTCAGCCATAAACTATGGGATACCAATAGAGTCCGCTTGGTCGGCGTGCACACACCCAAAAAGCATCAGCTTGGCGGGTCGCAGGCAACAAACAAACTCAAAGGGCTCATCGGCGGCAAGCAAGTAACCATCATCCCGATAGGCATAGACTCCAACCTGGTTATAGCGGCTGTCAAATGTAACAAAGCGCTGATAAACAAGAAAATGAAGCACGAATCACCGCATTAAAGCGGGAAGAAAGGAGGCTAAGGTTATTATATCAATGCGGGCCTGGACAAAGAAACTATATTAACAACAAACAACAAAGGAGAAGGAACAATGAGATTTTTATTTGTAATCATGCTGATAGCTTTATTGGGTGTAATTGGATGCGACTATTTTCAAGTAAAAGATACAGAAGGAATCGATCTCCTGCTTAAAAATAGAGAAC
It includes:
- a CDS encoding ATP-binding protein, encoding MPSQLLRMKFQTAPKFSRYIYKMMTEFLQTVLLNESRPPLPAADGTPAPVKPKTPAETGRRQAYNQFMVALGEAVDNAVMHGNKLNADKYIDVECEVAPDRITCHVQDQGDGFNPKRFMDAPLQDFDHPALMKKVAKYGTPGSMGIGMMRKCLNEVKFGTNDNGGTRLTMVKHL